A single region of the Devosia sp. FJ2-5-3 genome encodes:
- a CDS encoding WecB/TagA/CpsF family glycosyltransferase — MTLVTGGTQFGQPLKGSGLLYGLRVDAICMEEALQRCRLALETRRTLLVGVLNAAKIVSLQNNTELRNAILDCNMLLADGQSVVWASRVLGHKLPERVAGIDLFVQLLGLADTEHRRIYLLGATPQVLAALVQEIGQRWPGAEIVGSQDGYYTEAEAKAVADRIRDARPDMLFLGMPSPKKEIFLRRFQDHLGVPVLHGVGGSFDVLAGLTRRAPLLWQRMGLEWAYRLLQEPRRLWKRYLTTNTAFVSLTLRELVRPSAELQRLPASDPAQPSRLQISP, encoded by the coding sequence ATGACATTGGTCACGGGTGGAACCCAATTCGGCCAGCCTTTGAAGGGGTCCGGCCTGCTGTACGGGCTACGTGTGGACGCGATCTGTATGGAGGAGGCCCTGCAGCGCTGCCGACTGGCGCTGGAGACGCGGCGCACCCTGCTGGTAGGCGTGCTCAACGCCGCCAAGATCGTCAGCCTTCAGAACAATACCGAGCTTCGCAACGCCATTCTCGACTGCAACATGCTGCTGGCCGACGGGCAATCGGTGGTTTGGGCGAGCCGCGTGCTTGGACACAAATTGCCCGAACGCGTCGCCGGCATCGATCTCTTCGTCCAATTGCTGGGTCTCGCCGACACCGAACACCGGCGCATCTATCTGCTTGGCGCCACGCCCCAGGTTCTGGCCGCCCTGGTGCAGGAAATCGGCCAGCGCTGGCCCGGCGCCGAGATCGTCGGCAGCCAGGACGGTTATTACACCGAGGCCGAGGCGAAAGCCGTCGCCGACAGGATCCGCGATGCGCGTCCGGACATGCTGTTCCTCGGCATGCCCTCGCCCAAGAAGGAAATCTTCCTCCGGCGGTTCCAGGATCATCTGGGCGTGCCGGTACTGCATGGCGTCGGCGGGTCCTTCGACGTCCTCGCCGGCCTCACGAGGCGTGCGCCCCTGCTCTGGCAGCGCATGGGCCTCGAATGGGCATATCGCCTGCTCCAGGAGCCCCGGCGCCTCTGGAAGCGCTACCTCACCACCAACACCGCCTTTGTCAGTCTCACCCTGCGCGAGCTCGTGCGCCCCAGCGCCGAACTGCAACGCCTGCCGGCATCCGATCCGGCGCAGCCTTCACGCCTTCAAATCTCACCATAG
- the wecC gene encoding UDP-N-acetyl-D-mannosamine dehydrogenase, producing MLNEVFSGNLVVVGMGYIGLPTATVLATRGVQVTGVDVNPRIVETISRGEAPFIEPDLAVAVSGAVAMGRLSMSRDIPEADAFIIAVPTPFNDDHTADLSYVKTAAEQVAVKLRPGNIVVLESTSPPGTTELVSRWIGAARPDLAMPHVVGANADIAVAHCPERVLPGRIMIEMITNNRVVGGLTTSCAIKAASIYRVFSQGEILLTDAASAEMAKLVENAYRDVNIAFANELSLITEHLRLDVWEVIKLANQHPRVNVLSPGPGVGGHCIPVDPWFIVAAAPDLAKLIRTAREVNDHKPRHVANRVVAKAKRFVSPSVACLGLTFKANVDDIRESPAIEVVGLIASALPEVEIMVADPYVDTLPAELVGNANLRLTNAGEAVDRADIIVLLVEHDAFKALRHTRHNGKVVYDTRGAWA from the coding sequence ATGTTGAACGAAGTCTTCAGCGGCAATCTCGTCGTCGTCGGAATGGGTTACATCGGCCTGCCCACCGCGACCGTGCTTGCCACGCGCGGCGTGCAGGTCACCGGCGTCGACGTCAATCCGCGCATCGTCGAAACCATTTCGCGCGGCGAGGCCCCCTTCATCGAGCCCGACCTCGCCGTCGCTGTCAGCGGTGCCGTTGCCATGGGCCGCCTCTCCATGTCCCGCGACATTCCCGAGGCCGACGCCTTCATCATCGCGGTGCCGACGCCGTTCAATGACGACCACACGGCCGACCTCTCCTATGTAAAGACCGCCGCCGAGCAGGTCGCAGTCAAACTGCGCCCGGGTAATATCGTGGTGCTGGAATCCACCAGCCCTCCGGGCACTACCGAACTGGTCAGCCGCTGGATCGGCGCCGCCCGTCCAGACCTCGCCATGCCCCACGTCGTCGGCGCCAATGCCGATATCGCCGTCGCGCACTGTCCCGAGCGCGTCCTGCCCGGCAGGATCATGATCGAGATGATCACCAATAACCGGGTCGTCGGCGGGTTGACCACGAGTTGCGCCATCAAGGCCGCCAGCATCTACCGGGTGTTCTCGCAGGGCGAGATCCTCCTCACCGATGCTGCCAGCGCGGAAATGGCCAAGCTGGTCGAGAACGCCTATCGCGACGTCAACATCGCCTTCGCCAATGAGCTCTCGCTCATCACCGAACATTTGCGGCTCGATGTCTGGGAAGTCATCAAGCTTGCCAACCAGCATCCCCGCGTCAACGTCCTGTCACCCGGCCCCGGCGTCGGCGGCCACTGCATTCCCGTCGATCCCTGGTTCATCGTGGCGGCCGCGCCGGACCTGGCTAAGCTCATCCGCACCGCGCGCGAGGTCAACGACCACAAGCCCCGCCACGTGGCCAACCGCGTCGTCGCCAAGGCCAAGCGCTTCGTCAGCCCCTCGGTGGCGTGCCTCGGCCTCACCTTCAAGGCCAATGTCGATGACATCAGGGAAAGCCCGGCGATCGAGGTCGTGGGCCTGATTGCCAGCGCCCTGCCGGAGGTCGAGATCATGGTCGCCGATCCCTATGTCGACACCCTGCCCGCCGAACTCGTCGGCAACGCCAATCTCCGCCTCACCAATGCCGGGGAGGCGGTAGACAGGGCCGACATCATCGTTCTCCTGGTCGAGCACGACGCCTTCAAGGCGCTGCGCCACACCCGCCACAATGGCAAGGTGGTCTACGACACCCGAGGCGCGTGGGCGTGA
- a CDS encoding glycosyltransferase family 2 protein, translating into MAVKTSGQPDAKGLEHRKLAVIIVTYNSGDTLGGLLDTLGAGLAGIGQTEIVVVDNASADDSVAIALRHPIGVRVVQTGRNGGYAAGINAGSATISPDADLLILNPDIRVAPGSVAHLMRRLSPNIGITVPRILHEDGTLFHSLRREPSLQTAWADALLGTKLGYGLDQGECVCNDGRYERTGLVDWASGSALLVSSHARASIGPWDESFFLYSEEVDYQRRIREAGQHIAFVPEAVFIHIGGEYSRNARLYALLTANRIIDYERHHGAFVNVIFRLAVLSGELLRSIGGSAVHRAGVHAAWDKFSVQRQPSPQPSARGA; encoded by the coding sequence ATGGCCGTGAAAACCTCAGGCCAGCCCGATGCCAAGGGCCTGGAACACCGCAAACTGGCAGTCATCATCGTGACCTACAATAGTGGGGATACGCTGGGAGGGCTTCTCGACACTCTGGGCGCGGGGCTGGCCGGCATCGGGCAGACCGAAATCGTCGTCGTCGACAACGCCTCGGCCGATGATTCCGTCGCCATCGCGCTGAGACATCCCATTGGGGTGCGGGTGGTCCAGACGGGGCGTAATGGCGGATACGCAGCCGGCATCAATGCCGGTTCGGCGACCATCTCTCCGGATGCGGACCTGCTTATTCTCAACCCGGACATCCGGGTTGCGCCTGGATCGGTGGCCCATCTCATGCGGCGATTGTCACCCAATATCGGCATCACCGTGCCGCGCATCCTGCATGAGGACGGAACGCTGTTTCATTCGCTGCGCCGCGAGCCATCGCTGCAGACGGCCTGGGCCGACGCGCTGCTCGGCACAAAGCTCGGCTATGGGCTCGATCAGGGCGAGTGCGTCTGCAATGACGGCCGCTATGAGCGGACGGGGCTCGTCGACTGGGCCAGCGGCTCGGCGCTGCTGGTGTCGTCGCATGCGCGCGCCAGCATTGGGCCCTGGGACGAGAGCTTCTTTCTCTATAGCGAGGAAGTGGACTATCAGCGGCGCATACGGGAGGCCGGCCAGCACATCGCCTTCGTCCCCGAGGCCGTCTTCATCCATATCGGGGGCGAGTACAGCCGCAATGCCAGGCTCTATGCTCTGCTGACCGCCAATCGCATCATCGATTACGAGCGCCACCATGGCGCTTTCGTCAATGTGATCTTTCGGCTGGCCGTGCTCAGCGGGGAGCTGCTGCGCAGCATCGGCGGCTCGGCGGTGCATCGCGCTGGGGTTCATGCGGCCTGGGACAAGTTTTCGGTGCAGCGCCAGCCCAGCCCGCAGCCCTCGGCCAGGGGGGCATGA
- the wecB gene encoding UDP-N-acetylglucosamine 2-epimerase (non-hydrolyzing): protein MRKVLVVYGTRPEAIKMAPLITAMEASDHLEPIVVVTGQHRQMLDQVNAIFGIKPRYDLNIIADRQRLEGITARALEGISDVLEIEHPDAVMVQGDTTTCFAGALAAFYTKAPVIHVEAGLRTYTAFDPFPEEMNRSMVSRLAALHLAPTETARQNLVAEAIDPRRIVVTGNTVIDALLDVASRQIPPVNPDLLRLDGRRTILVTAHRRESWGEPMARAARAMARLAHAFPDIQMLLPAHLNPAVREILLPELDGIENIIITDPLGYSDFIYAMNKSDIVLTDSGGVQEEAPSLGKPVLVMRETTERPEAVLAGTVSLVGTDENLIFDQASRLLTNQLAYDAMAKTVNPYGDGLASERSVQSIEHFFGYAERPIDFVPGERAHAHAPRVS, encoded by the coding sequence GTGACGGGGCAGCACCGGCAGATGCTGGACCAGGTCAATGCCATATTCGGCATCAAGCCGCGCTACGACCTCAATATCATCGCGGACCGGCAGCGCCTCGAAGGCATCACCGCCCGGGCGCTGGAGGGGATCTCCGACGTGCTCGAGATCGAGCATCCCGATGCGGTCATGGTGCAGGGCGATACAACGACATGCTTTGCCGGAGCATTGGCCGCGTTCTACACCAAGGCGCCGGTCATCCATGTCGAGGCGGGCCTGCGGACCTATACCGCCTTCGATCCCTTCCCTGAGGAAATGAACCGCAGCATGGTCTCGCGCCTTGCAGCGCTACACCTGGCGCCGACGGAAACGGCGCGGCAAAACCTTGTGGCGGAGGCAATCGATCCGCGTCGGATCGTGGTGACGGGCAATACGGTGATCGACGCCTTGCTCGATGTCGCCTCGCGCCAGATCCCGCCGGTGAACCCCGATCTGCTGCGGCTCGATGGAAGGCGCACCATCCTCGTGACGGCGCATCGGCGCGAATCCTGGGGCGAGCCCATGGCGCGCGCGGCTCGGGCCATGGCGCGCCTTGCCCATGCCTTCCCCGACATTCAGATGCTGTTGCCCGCCCATCTCAACCCGGCGGTGCGCGAAATCCTGCTGCCCGAGCTCGACGGCATCGAGAATATCATCATCACCGATCCGCTCGGCTATAGCGACTTCATCTACGCCATGAACAAGTCCGATATCGTCTTGACCGACAGCGGTGGCGTGCAGGAAGAGGCGCCGAGCCTGGGCAAGCCGGTGCTGGTGATGCGGGAAACGACGGAGCGCCCGGAGGCGGTGCTGGCCGGGACGGTATCGCTGGTGGGGACGGATGAAAATCTGATCTTCGACCAGGCGAGCCGGCTTTTGACCAACCAGCTCGCCTATGATGCGATGGCAAAGACCGTCAATCCCTATGGTGACGGTCTTGCCTCGGAGCGCAGCGTGCAATCAATCGAGCACTTCTTCGGCTATGCCGAGCGGCCGATCGACTTCGTGCCGGGCGAGCGGGCTCACGCCCACGCGCCTCGGGTGTCGTAG